The nucleotide sequence CTAGTTTCTGGTTTCTAGTTGCCAGTCGCCGGAAGTTTACAGACTGGAAACCAGCAACTGGCAACTAGCAACAGGTTTGTGTACATTGAACTCCATTCCCGTTCCGCGTTCAGCTTTCTTGAAGGTGCCTCCGCTCCCGAGTCGCTGATGGAAGCCTGTTCTCGGCTGGGTATGCCGGCCATGGGCCTGCTGGATCGCGATGGAGTCTACGGCTCGCCGCGTTTTCATCTGGCCGCCCAGAAAGCAGGCATCAAAGCACACATCGGCGCGGAGGTGACATGGAATTCGTTTTCACCACACCCTGTCCTGAACGAAGCCGACGGACGTCTCCGTGGCGAATCCCGCCTTCCGTTGCTCGTAACATCTCGAGCCGGATATCAAAATCTCTGCCGACTCATCACTCGCATGAAGTTACGTGTCGGGCGAAAAGAAGGCGCCTGCGCCGACAGACTGGACCTCGCCGAGCACGCCGGTGGATTGATCTGCTTGACCGGCGGCGAGGAAGGTCCGCTCGCGGCAGCGTTACAACAAGGCCCACAGGCAGCATTGGAAATCGTTCAGCGGCTGGCAGAATTATTCGGCCAGAAAAATGTCTATGTCGAACTCCAGCGCCACGCTCATCGAGAGGAAGAATCTCGCAACCGCGTTGCCGTTCAAATCGCCCGGCAGTTGAATCTCCCGCTGCTCGCCACCAACGGTGTGAATTATGCCATCCCGCGCGCGCGCGAACTCGCCGACGCTTTTACCGCGCTCCGCCATCACCGCACGCTCGCCACCGCTGGACGCCTGCTCGCGCGAAATTCCGAACGTCACCTGAAGTCGCCGGCTGAAATGCAGGCTCTCTTTTCCGATTTCCCGGAGGCCATCGCCAACACGCAGGAGCTTTCCGAGCGTCTGGAGTTCACGCTCAACGATTTGGGATACGAATTCCCGCGTTATCCCGTCCCTGAAGGCGAGACGATGATGTCGTTTCTTCGCGAGCGCACTCGCGAAGGATTTCAGAGCCGGTACGGCCGCGCCACTCCCGACCTGAAAGCGCGCGCCCGACGCCAGATTGAGCGCGAACTTGCGTTAATGGAAAAACTTCATCTCGAAGGATATTTCCTGATCGTCTGGGACCTGATCCGCTTCTGCTGTCAGGAAAATATTCTCGTGCAGGGCCGCGGATCGGCCGCCAATAGCGCCGTCTGCTACTCGCTCGGCATTACTGCAGTCGATCCCATAGCGATGGAATTATTGTTTGAGCGCTTTCTTTCGGAAGAGCGCGGCGAGTGGCCCGACATCGATCTCGATCTACCCAGCGGTGACGAACGTGAGCGCGTTATCCAATATCTTTATCAACGTTACGGCCAGCGCGGCGCCGCCATGACCGCCAATGTCATTACCTATCGCAACCGCATGGCCGCACGCGAAATGGGCAAAGCGCTTGGCTTCGACGCCGACACGTTGAAGCGAATCTCCTCCGCGGTTGCTACCTGGGAGTTTCGCGACGAGCACGATGCCCTCGACCGCCGTCTCTGCGATGCCGGGCTCGATCTCAAGCATCCGCGCATCCGAAAATATTTCGAGTTGTGCCTCGCCGTGCAGGATCTCCCGCGCCACCTGGGACAGCATTCCGGCGGCATGGTCATCTGCCAGGGCCGCCTCGATTCCGTCGTTCCGCTGGAGCCTGCCTCCATGCCCAATCGCGTGGTTGTGCAATGGGACAAAGAAGATTGCGCCGACCTCGGTATCATCAAAGTCGATCTCCTCGGCCTCGGCATGATGGCCGTATTGAAGGACTCGATCGAACTCATCCGCCATCACAATAAAGAGGAAGTAGATCTGGCACATCTTCCGCCTGACGATCCCGCGGTCTATTCCACGCTACAAAAAGCCGATACGGTAGGAATGTTTCAAGTAGAAAGCCGGGCGCAGATGTCCTGCCTGCCGCGCTTGCGTCCGCAGCGGTTTTACGACATTGTCGTGCAGGTCGCGATCATTCGGCCCGGACCGATCGTGGGCAACATGGTCAACCCGTTTCTCAAGCGGCGTCAGGGCAGGGAAGCCGTCACCTATCCACACCCATCGCTCGAAAATGTATTGAGCCGCACTCTCGGGGTGCCGCTGTTTCAGGAGCAGTTGCTGCGCATGGCCATGATCACCGCAAACTTCACCGGGGGCGAAGCCGAAGAACTGCGCCGTGCCATGGGCTTCAAACGCTCGGAAGCGCGCATGAAGACCATCGAAGAAAAACTCCGGGCCGGCATGACGCAAAACGGAATCCGTGGGGAAACGCAGGAACAGATCATCCAGTCCATCACGTCATTCGCGCTCTATGGATTCCCCGAATCGCACGCCGCCAGCTTTGCCCTGATCGCCTACGCCAGCGCCTACTTGAAGTGTCACTACCTTGCCGCCTTTACAGCCGCTTTGCTGAACAATCAACCCATGGGTTTTTATTCTCCCGCCACGATCGTAAAAGACGCGCAGCGCCATGGACTCAAAATGCTGCCGATCGACGTGACACGATCGGACTGGAAATGCACGCTGGAGCATGCAGCACTCAGCACTCAGCAATCCGTCCGTCTGGGGTTGAATTATGCTCGTGGCCTGCGCGAGCCTGCGGGCCAGGCGCTAGTCCGGGAACGCAGCCTGCAACCGTTCGCTTCGATTCATGACCTCGCCTGTCGCGTTCCGGAATTGCGCCGCGCCGAATTAACCACGCTGGCGGAAATCGGCGCGCTGAATTCAGTGGCCGGTGGTCAGTGGTCAGTGGTTAGATCAAAACTTACCGCTAACCACCAACCACTAACCACTGGTTCTTTTCATCGCCGCGACGCGCTCTGGCAAGTCGAACGTGCCGTCCGCTGGTCGGGACCTTTGCTCGATGAACTCCCCGAATCTGATGCGCACTCTCCGCTTCAGATCATGAACCAAGAAGAGCGTTTAGTCGCAGATTTCAACGGGACTGGCCTGACTATCGGCCCGCATCCCATGCAATACCGCCGTGCCGAGATGAAGAAACTTGGAATTTATCGTGCCTCCGACCTCGCGCAGATCCCCAATGGACGCCGCTTGCGTGTAGGAGGCTGTGTCATCGCTCGCCAGCGTCCCGGCACCGCCAAAGGAATGATGTTCATGAGCCTGGAGGACGAGACTGGAATTGCCAACGCAATTATCGCTCCCGACCTGCTGCAAAAAAATCGCGTCCTACTAATTTCCGAACGCTTCCTGATGATCGAGGGAATATTGCAGAACCAGGACAACGTGATTCATATCAAGGCGGAAAAAGTGGCGTCTTTGAGCGTCACGCAAGCCGAAACCGCGTCCCACGATTTTCATTAGTTCGACGACGGTTTTTTTGCGTTGTGCCGCAGGGATCGGCCTTCGGCCAGGCCGTAGAGTTCCTCAGCGAGATTCTTGGCATGATCGCCGATCCGTTCCAAAGCCTGCGCAGTTAGGAGAATGTCGAAGTGCTTCGAGCCATCGCTGTTTTCCGCCAGATGCCGCTGAAACAGGGCATGGCAAATGCGGTCCACTTCCGGATCGGTTTGCAGGACGTCGCGCGCGTAACTCACCTCGCGCTTTTCAAATCCGTGATGTACCTGGTCGAGCATCCCATGCAGTAAGGTAGCCATCTCGATCAACTGCCTGGAATCCTCTGCCGGCAGTTTGTCGCGACGCGCCTGCAATTGCATGACGGCGCTGTACGAGAGATCCCCGATACGTTCCAGGTCCGTGATGAATTTCAGGCAAGCGAGCAACTGGCGCGCTTTCACCTCGTCGACACGCGTGATTGCATCGGGCAGAAGTTCGTCAATCTTACGTTCAATCTGGTCCAACTCTTTTTCACATTCCTTGATAGCGAGAAACGCCATGCGGGAATTGTCCGCAAGAAAATCGCGCACGTTGAAGACGGAGTCGCGGGCAATCCCACAGGCGCGCAATACCATCGCGGATAGTTCGTCGTCAGCAATCTCAGCAGGTGCGGCGGGCTTGGATCGCGTCGCAGGGCGAGAGGGCTTCGAATCCCCTTTCACTTTCTTTTTCGAGGATGTGCGGGTCTGTACCATGGGGAAACGAGCGCGAACGCCAGGCTAGAGTATAGGCCGGGAATATGAAAAGACTGTGAATGCTCTTCATTCCAAGCCACCGCGTCCTATTTTTTCTCTGCCGTGGCCGCTTTCGCCTCGGCCTGCTTCGCCTCCGGCTCCCGTCCCAGCCCTCGATAGGCGCGCGCCAGTAACCTGAAGCTGGCAGTATTCGCTGGATCACTCTTCGTCAATGCTTCCAGATCCGGCAATGCGCCTGCAAAATCAGACTGCTGAATCTGCGCTTCGGCCAATCCAAGTCGAGCGTCGACATTATTCGAATCGACCAGCGATGCGGCTTCAAACTGATCTTGCGCGTTCTTGGGGTCTTTCAGGTCGAGATACACGCGGCCCAGCAGCAAACGCGCGGGCATCTGGCTCGGGACCATCTTCAAACTGGCTTCCAACGCGTCGCGGGCTCCAGCGAAGTCGCCGGTCTTCTGCATCGCCTCTCCAAGTTCGAATGCCGCCGTCGAATCTTCCGGGCGCACTTCCCGCGCTTTTTTCAGATGAATCGCGGCCTTGGCGAAATCTCCTGCCGCCAGTTCGTTTTCGCCGAGTTGGCGCAGTGTGGTCGGCGACGTGGGATCAAGTGCCAGCGCTTTCTCCAGAAACCCCCGTGAGTCGGCAGAGCGATTGTCGTCAGACGCCAGCATGCTTCGGTGCAACAGATTCTGCACTTCAATCTTGTCTTTCGGATCGGGGAGTCCTGCGCCAGGTTTGGCCGCTTCGTCCACGCCAGCCTTTTGCTTCCACTTGGCCAACTCCGCTTGCATGCTCTTCAACGAATCGCCGCCAGCGGGATAGATATCCTTCATTTCCCCCGGATCGGATTTCAAGTCATACAGCTCCGGACGGGGCGCATCAATCAATTTCACATTTCCTGCGCGCAAAGCCTTCAACGGAGCCCAACCAAAACGCAGAGGATAATCGGTCTCCGCCAATAGATCGTGGCTGCCCGACGGTTGTTGGATGAGCGGAAGCATCGATTCGCCCGTCAACTCGGCAGGCGCGGCAATCTTGGTGAGCGAAAGAATGGTCGGGAGAATATCGGTACTCCGCACCTGCGAATCGACCACTACGCCGTGATGCGCGGAGCCGCCCAGCTTCAGGATCATCGGCACATGCAGCGTCGAGTCATAAAGGAAGAGCCCATGCGTCTCTTCTCCGTGGTCGCCAAGGCCCTCGCCATGATCGCCGACAACGATGATGACCGCATTCGGGTAGGCGCCGGTCTTCTTTAGAAAGGCGATAAAGTTTCCCAGGGCCGAGTCCGCATATGCGATTTCCCCGTCATAGGGGTTCTTATATTTCTCCGAAAAAGGCGGCGGTGGTTCATAAGGGTCGTGCGGATCGAACAAATGCACCCAAACAAATCTCTGGCCAGTGCGGTGTTTCTCGAGCCAGCCCTCGGCGTGCTTTACAACGTCCATCCCACGCCGTTCGACGCGACCAAAACGATCCTTACTTTCTGTCTTCGCGGGGAAGTTGTCATAGAAATCAAAGCCTTTGTCGAGGCCCGGAGCCAGCGAACTGCTGTCCAAAATTACGGTGCCAATAAATGCAGCCGTCTGATAGCCCTTCTTCTTCAGCAACTCGGCCCATGTAGCATGTTGCGGAGCGAGCGGCACTCCAAAATCGGTCACCCCATGTTGGCTTGGCAACAGGCCAGTCAGAATCGAAGTGTGCGCCGTGTTGGTAATCGGACTATGCGTGTACGCGTGCGCGAATCGAATGCCGTCGGCCGCAAGCGCGTCCAATGCCGGCGTTTCAATGTCCTTGTATCCATAGCAGCCGACGTGGTCAGCCCGCAGCGTATCGATTGTGATCAGAAACACGTCCGGAGCAGCGGGACGCGGTGCCGCCGCTTGTCCCCACGCAGGGGTCAGCAGCGCAAGCGCGCACAATACAAGGGCCAATCGCCTCATGAAAGCCAGCCTATCACAGTCTTTCAGGAAAACTGGGAGGGACGAATCCAAGTCGAGCCTTCTCTTATTTCCAGAATCATGCCAGGATTTTGCCATGCCGGCACTCATTGTGATTGTCCTCGTCATGCTAATTTCCATAGCGTCGATTTCCGACATTTCTATGAAGGTTGCTGTGAACAACCGGCTCCCTCCGGAGGAACGTTTTTCATGGTGGAACCGAGATGGCTGGAGAGTTGCGAAAAAATACAAGGAATTATTTCCGGATAGCTACTTGCCGGTAATCTCGCAGTGTAGTTTCGGACTGGTATTTGCCATCGGCTTGGTCTTACTCATCGTGAGTGTGACCGACACCAAATGACGCCCCAAGACTGAAGGCAGAGATTCGTGCCATGAGATAATCAGTCTTCAGCGATGCGCCTCCTTTTCCGGCGATTCTTCCTCCTTCTCACGGCGATGACTGCGCTGAGGGTTACCGCGCAAACGCCAGAGAAGTCTTCTCCCAACGTCGTCCTGATCACCATTGATACGCTTCGCGCCGACCATCTCGGCTGCTACGGCTACCAGCAAATCAAGACTCCCAACATCGATGGACTTGCTGCCGAAGGAGCGCTTTTCACGCGCGCATTCACGACCGTTCCCGTCACGCTCCCTTCGCATTCCGCGATGCTGACCGGCACTTATCCCATGCTCAGCGGCATGCACGATTTTGCCGCCAACAAACTCAGTTCGCAGCAGCCTACGCTGGCGACGGTGCTCAAGCAATCCGGATATGCGACCGGCGCGGTTATCGCCGCCGCTGTCCTCGACTCCAGATTTGGACTCAACCAGGGCTTCGATTTCTACTACGACCACTTTGACTTCAGCCGCCTGGAAGAAGCCAATCTCGATGAGATGGAACGCCCCGGCAACCTTGTCGCCGACCAGGCACTAGATTGGCTCAACAAGAATTCGCAAAAGAAGTTCTTTCTGTGGATGCACCTGTACGATCCGCATTTTCCCTATCGACCACCCGAGCCCTACGCTTCTGAGTACGCATCGCATCCGTATGACGGAGAGATCGCATTCGCCGACGAGCAGGTCGGACGCCTTCTCCGTTTCCTGAAAGACAAGGGCCTCTATCAGAACACTGTCATCGTCTTGAGCGGAGACCATGGTGAGAGCCTCGGCGAACACGGCGAAAAAACGCACGGTTTTTTCATCTACAACGCCACCATGCACGTCCCGCTCATGATTCGTCTCCCTGGAAAATCGGCAGCGATGAAAATTGACGCCCCTGTTTCGCTGGTCGACCTGATGCCAACCGTTCTATCGGTTGTCGGAGCGGAGATACCGTCGCAAGTACAGGGCCGCACCCTCCTCCCGGCAATCCATGGCGACAAGATAGACCGCGAGCGCAGTCTATACGGCGAGAGTTTCCTGCCGCGCATTCATTTCAATTGGAGCGAACTCCGCGGCACCGAGAACGTGAAGTACCACTTTATCGACGCACCGCGCCCTGAACTGTACGACCTCGCGAAAGACCCCGGCGAGCAGCACAATCTGCTTCCAGATAAGAAGGCTGTGGGCGAAGAAATGCGCGCGAAGCTAGCCGCACTCATCCGGGATTACAGTGCCGGAAAAGAGATGGCTGAGAAGACGCCTCTCGATCCCGCGCTGATGGAGCGCCTCAAGTCCCTCGGCTATGCGGGATTTTCCGGTGGCAGCGATCCTACGATTACCGATCGTAGCCTGCCCGACCCCAAAGACCGCATTGTCGCCTTCGAACTGATTTCCGATGCGATCGCGGACAGCCAGCACGGCCGCTATCCGTCGTCGATTGAGAAATTGAAGACAGTACTCAAGACCGATCCGCAATCGGTGCCGGCGCATTATCTGCAAGGCAAGAACTACTATCGCAGCAAGATGTTTCCAGAGGCGGTCGAGGAGTTACAAAAAGCCGTTCAACTGAGTCCTGACTATTCCCTCGCGGTATTTGATCTTGGCATGGCGCAAGCCCACGCTGGACAAATCGATCCCGCCATTGTGACCTTGCAACGCGCCCTGGCGCTCGACTCCACGAACTTTGAGGCCGCGTACAATCTGGGAGTGGCGTTCATTCAGAAGAGAGATTTGGAGTCTGCTGCCGAAGCATTTCGGAAGTCGCTTGCGGTCAATCCCGAGTTAGCTCGCAGCCATCGCGCGCTGGGTGAAACGTTGCTCTATCAGGACAAGCTCGACGAAGCACTCGTAGAATTACGTCGCGCAGTGGAGTTGGCGCCACAGGAACCGAGTGTTCACGAATCCTTGGCTAAAGCGCTGGCTGCCAAGGGACTCACTGCAGAAGCAGAACAGGAAATGCGTCGCGCCCACGCGCCGCCACAATAGATCCATGCGCCCGAGCTTCCCACAATTCCGCAGGTTGCTCGTTTCTCTTCAAGCAGGCGTGCTGCTAACTGCGTCGGCGGTGCATGGCCAGTCCAAAAAGCCCGTCCCGCCTACGAAAGCGCCGCTCAGGCCGAACGTCATCCTGATCACCATCGACACTCTGCGCGCGGATCATGTCTCCTGTTACGGCGCTCAGTCCGTCAAAACTCCAACACTCGATGGACTCGCGCATGACGGCATCGTCTTTGAACGCGCAATCTCGCAAGTGCCGCTGACGTGGCCGTCTCATGCAGTGATTCTTACTGGCACGTACCCATTTCAAAATGGAGTCCAGGATTTCACCGGACAGCCTCTTGCTCCCCACTTTCGCTCGGTTGCGCAGGCGTTCCAGCAGGCTGGCTATGCCACCGGAGCGGTAGTGAGCGCGTTTGTCCTTGATCGTAGTTGGGGCCTTGGTCGCGGTTTCGATCTCTACGACGACGCTTTTTCCGCGGAAACATTTCAGAAAAAAGATATCGGCCTGGTCGATCGCCGCGCTGAAGAGAGCGTGACCCATGCGATCGCCTGGCTGAAGAAGACTCCGCGACGTCCTTTCTTCTTGTGGCTGCACGTGTACGATCCACACAATCCCTACGATCCCCCCGAGCCCTACAGCAGCGAGTACAAAGGCCATTTGTACGACGGCGAAATCGCCTACGCTGACCACGAACTCGGCAAGCTGATCGCGTTCCTCAAGCAAAACAAGTTGTATGACTCGTCAGTAATCGTCGCCACCAGTGATCACGGTGAGTCGCTGGCGGAGCACGGCGAAGACGAGCACGGATTTTTCATTTACAACGCCACCGTACACGTCCCGCTCATTGTCAAACCCCAGGCTGGTAGCGGCATTCAGGTTGGACGCCGCGTGGAACCCGTGGAAACCGCCGCCATCGCGCCTTCGATGATGCGGCTGGCCGGTGTTAAGGATTCGATCGAAAAGCAGCTCCAGGCGAAGCCTCTGTTCGGACCCGACGGAGAAAAACACGAACCGGCGTACAGCGAAACGTTTTACCCGTTCAGTTCGTTTGGATGGAGCCCGCTGCACGCGCTGGAGTCCGAGCGCTTTCATTACATCGATGCTCCGCAGCCCGAATTGTATGATCTGGACGCCGATCCAGGAGAAACGCATAACATCGCTGATCAGCAGCCTGCGACCGTCGTAGTGTTGAAAGAGAAGTTACGGCAGCATCTGGCGCACAATCCATTTACTCAGCAGGCCTCGAATGCAGGAAGTCTGAGCCCGGATGCGCAGGAAAAACTGCGCGCTCTCGGCTACTTCGGATTCCGCGCTGCAATCTCGCCGGAGCAGATCAAAGCGGGCCTGGCCGATCCCAAAGAGAAGCTGTGGGAATTCAACGCCATCCTGAAAGCGCAAGACGCATTCCAACGCAACGATCCCGATCGCGCAGAAGCTCTTCTCGGCGACGTACAGGCGCGGGATCCAAAGATCTATGTGATTCCCTTCTTGCTCGGAGAGTCGGCATTGAGACGGCAAGACTGGGCGAAGGCGGCTGAACAGCTACAACAGTGCCTGGAACTCAATCCGAATTTCGATAACGCCATGACCGGACTTGCCCGGGCACTGGCGAAACTCGGCCGCGAGGACGATGCCAAAGCCTGGCTGAATAGAGCTTTGAAGAGCAATCCCCAAAATTACCGGGCCTGGTATCAGATTGGTTTGCTATCGGCGACAACGGATCTCCCGGCAGCCCAGTCTGCCTACGAAAAAGCGGTAGCTATCCAGCCAAATTTTTCCGCAGGCCAACGCGAACTCGGCATGTCGCTCTTCCAAAAAAAGGATTACGCCGCCGCCGCACCTCACTTGGAGAAAGCGATCGCCCTCGGTCTTGAAGATGCCCACCTGCACAACTTCCTGGGAATTTGCTACAACCGCACGAGCCAGTTGCAAAAAGCGATTCGAAGTTATGAGAGAGCGTTGAAACTGGACGCTAGTCTTGCGGACAGTCACCTGAATCTCGCATTCGCACTGAAACAGGTCGGGCGGGAGAATAAGGCTCGCGCTGAATACGATGCGGCCTGCCGGCTACAGCCAAGGTACTGCGAACTTATCCCGCAATCGCGGCCTTAACTACTGGCTGAACACTCCATGCGCATTGTCGAGGGAGCATTTCGGATCGGGTGCGGCAGTTGAAGCCGTCATGTGCCCGCTTCGCTGACTCTTCCACCATCCAAGCAGCGGTTTCAAACGTGCTTCATAGGGCTTGCGGCTCTTGTTGTCGAGAAACTCCATATTCTGATATTTCGTGTCGCGGGAAATGCTGATCGCGATGGTATGCGCATCTTCGATGACCAGGGGTGGCACACCTTGAGGTAGGCGCAGCTCTCGCAGTCCCTTGTCGTCGAGGATCGTGTTCAGTGCATTCCAGTCGCCTTCTGAGAGTTGGCTCTCATAAACCTTGCGATCTTTGTCTTTCCCCATTTTGCGGGTTGCCTTTTCGAAGTGAATTCGGCGGTCCGCAAACACCAGAGCACAGTATTGTTCCGAAGCCATTGTCCCGGCTTGCACTTCAGAAAGAAGAAGCCGAAGGAGAGAGGCACTAGCCGGCGGCTGATCCGAGGCTGCCGCTAGGCCTGCTCCCAGCACGAAACCAAGAATAATGTTGATTGGACGTCTCATCGTCTTACTCGATTCCTACGTTAATCGGTCTGCAGTATTGTGGCTTCGATTCCTTCAGTCCCGACTTATTCTTCTTTTCCATGCCTTCAAACCATTTCATCAGAGGACTGAGTGTTTTCTTGAAGGGTGCTTCGTTGTCTTGAAATGTGTCCATGCCGGTCGATGCCCCAGCGGTCATGGATCCATTGGAAGCTCCGGTTTTGATCCGGCGCTTCATGCTTGTGAAATGCTGTGTGGCTCCCGCACGATCGATCTGCAAATCCAGGCTCTCGATCTCACGCAACGCCGCTGTGTCCTCAGGAAGGTCTGGAATCTTAGGGGTGGTTATCTTTTTCAGTGCTTCGTCATCCAGGATCGTTTTGAGTTGCGTGAGTTCATCCGCTGATAGTGTTCCCTCAGCCGATTTAGTTTTCGGTTTGCCCACAGTCTGCTCGTCCCGTTTTTCGAGGACATACTTTCCGTTCCCGTAGACCACCAGGCAGGCAAGGGAGTTCGGATAGCTCCACACATCTCCCGGATTGCCATACGTCATCCCTTCCAAGCCTCGGGCATGTTTAGCACTGGAGCTGATGTCGAGGGCAGCTCGCGATCGCTGTAACGTCAGTAGTGCTGCTGAGGAATCCTGGCTTGCTGCAAACTCCGTCAACAACAGAGACATAAACAGCAAGAGCATGATTGGTTTCAAGGTAGGATAACTACTATTCATTTCCTTCCTCCTGCAGATACTTCCATGGGTTTTCATGATACAACGGAATTCGAGTTACATGCATACCCTTACTTTTCGCATACCATCCGCAACGAAACTGGCGCACTATGTGTTGTTGGCAAACCTTGGCCCCGTCTTAGTGGTTCCCTGGTACTCTGAGTCGTAAGACTTCCGCTTGCTCGCGTTGCGCATCGGATTCTTGTCCCAACTGCAAAAACGCATCTGCGAGAAACGCATGAGGCTCCGGAGAGTTGGGCTGGAGCATCGAGGCTTTGGTCAGGTAAGGCACAGCCTCCGCGGCATTTCCGGTGAGAGCCAGAGCTCGACCCAGCAGCAGGTGAGCGCCATAGTGATTCGGGCGCACCTGAATCACTTGCTTGTATTCCCGGATCGCATCCGGCATGCGCTCAAGTCGAGCGTAAGTGGTAGCTAGGGAGAAACGCGCTTCGCCCCAATCCGGCAATCGGGCGATCACGGTTTCGTATTCCACTGCAGCCCCGGCAAAGTCCCCGGTTTCAAATAATGCCGATCCCAGTTGGTAGCGCGGAACGGTGAGATCCGGGCGTAGCTCCGCCGCCTTCCGTAAGACCGGAATCGCCTTCTTGTAGTTCCCGACGATTGACAATGCTGTCCCCAGCTTCAGATAAGCAATGGGGATATCCGATTGTTTGGCTATGGCATCTTCCAGCAGCGGGATCGAGTCAGCAAATTGCGAGTTCTCCTCAAGCAATTCCGCGCGATGCAGCAAGTTCACAATCTCGATTTTGTCTTTGGGATCGGCAGCCGTGTCCTTTACACCGGGCAGTGTAGGCGAACCGGCAGTCGATGCCACATATCCGAGCGCTCCCAGTTTTTCCTGTAGATCAGCGTCCATTCGAGTGGGGGGCGCTACGCGCGATCCCACTGTCCTTTGGCGAAACGCCTCGATCTGACCAGAGAGGGTCTGGAGCACCGCGGACGAAGTGTTCGACACATCGTGCAGCGCCTGCGGATCTGCTGATTGGTCGTAAAGTTCCTTGCGTGGTGCGTCAATGATCAGAAATTTTCCCGTGCGCAACGCCCGCAAGGAACTCCATCCGAATGTGCGATGGGAATAGTCGCTCTCCGCGTACGCCGGTCGATCCGACGCTGCGCCCGCAGCCGTTCGATTCGGTGTGAGCCCAATCAGCGGGACCAGAGACTCCCCCTGCACTTCCTTTGGAACCGGCGATCCTGCAACTCGCAGAATCGTCGGCAGCACATCCACTAACCCGACGCGGTCATTGACGCGCCCGCCGGCAGAGCGTTCCGCAGGCAACTTGAACAGCAATGGCACATGAATGGTTTCGTCATAGAGAAAAACTCCATGTGTGCTTTCTCCGTGCTCGCCTAATGCTTCTCCGTGATCGGCCATAACTGCAATCAAGGAATTTTCGTAAAGACCTCGCACGCGCAGCTGACTCAGTAGTTTGCCGACCGCCGAGTCCGCATAAGCAATCTCGCCGTCGTAGGGCGCGGAGGCATAGCGGGTCTTGAAGGGTTCCGGCGGATCGTAGGGATCATGGGCGTCGTAAAGGTGCACCCACAGGAAGAACGGTCCGCGAGGGTGCTGGTCCAGCCAGGCCAGTGCATGCGCCACCACTTCATCCCCGCGCCGCTCAATGGCTTGGTAGCGGTTCTCTCCCGGTCGCCGCCTGTGAAAGCCTGCATCGAAAGTCTCAAACCCACGGTCGAAGCCGGGAGCCGACTTTGCACCCGGATCGAGAATCAGGGAACCAATAAATGCAGCAGTGCGATATCCACGCGCTCGCAGGAGGTCGGGCGCATAAGGCAGGTCGGCCGCCAGCGGCACGCCAAAATCATTGACTTTGTGGAACTGTGGATAGGTCCCCGTAAGGATGGTGGCGTGTGATGCCGTTGTCAATGGGACCTGCGAATACGCGCGGGTGAATACGACGGACTGACGCGCCAGCGTATCCAGGTTTGGTGTGAGTCCGCGTGACGATCCCATGAATCCCATACGATCCACGCGCACAGTG is from Acidobacteriota bacterium and encodes:
- a CDS encoding sulfatase-like hydrolase/transferase, coding for MRRLALVLCALALLTPAWGQAAAPRPAAPDVFLITIDTLRADHVGCYGYKDIETPALDALAADGIRFAHAYTHSPITNTAHTSILTGLLPSQHGVTDFGVPLAPQHATWAELLKKKGYQTAAFIGTVILDSSSLAPGLDKGFDFYDNFPAKTESKDRFGRVERRGMDVVKHAEGWLEKHRTGQRFVWVHLFDPHDPYEPPPPFSEKYKNPYDGEIAYADSALGNFIAFLKKTGAYPNAVIIVVGDHGEGLGDHGEETHGLFLYDSTLHVPMILKLGGSAHHGVVVDSQVRSTDILPTILSLTKIAAPAELTGESMLPLIQQPSGSHDLLAETDYPLRFGWAPLKALRAGNVKLIDAPRPELYDLKSDPGEMKDIYPAGGDSLKSMQAELAKWKQKAGVDEAAKPGAGLPDPKDKIEVQNLLHRSMLASDDNRSADSRGFLEKALALDPTSPTTLRQLGENELAAGDFAKAAIHLKKAREVRPEDSTAAFELGEAMQKTGDFAGARDALEASLKMVPSQMPARLLLGRVYLDLKDPKNAQDQFEAASLVDSNNVDARLGLAEAQIQQSDFAGALPDLEALTKSDPANTASFRLLARAYRGLGREPEAKQAEAKAATAEKK
- a CDS encoding error-prone DNA polymerase; its protein translation is MATSNRFVYIELHSRSAFSFLEGASAPESLMEACSRLGMPAMGLLDRDGVYGSPRFHLAAQKAGIKAHIGAEVTWNSFSPHPVLNEADGRLRGESRLPLLVTSRAGYQNLCRLITRMKLRVGRKEGACADRLDLAEHAGGLICLTGGEEGPLAAALQQGPQAALEIVQRLAELFGQKNVYVELQRHAHREEESRNRVAVQIARQLNLPLLATNGVNYAIPRARELADAFTALRHHRTLATAGRLLARNSERHLKSPAEMQALFSDFPEAIANTQELSERLEFTLNDLGYEFPRYPVPEGETMMSFLRERTREGFQSRYGRATPDLKARARRQIERELALMEKLHLEGYFLIVWDLIRFCCQENILVQGRGSAANSAVCYSLGITAVDPIAMELLFERFLSEERGEWPDIDLDLPSGDERERVIQYLYQRYGQRGAAMTANVITYRNRMAAREMGKALGFDADTLKRISSAVATWEFRDEHDALDRRLCDAGLDLKHPRIRKYFELCLAVQDLPRHLGQHSGGMVICQGRLDSVVPLEPASMPNRVVVQWDKEDCADLGIIKVDLLGLGMMAVLKDSIELIRHHNKEEVDLAHLPPDDPAVYSTLQKADTVGMFQVESRAQMSCLPRLRPQRFYDIVVQVAIIRPGPIVGNMVNPFLKRRQGREAVTYPHPSLENVLSRTLGVPLFQEQLLRMAMITANFTGGEAEELRRAMGFKRSEARMKTIEEKLRAGMTQNGIRGETQEQIIQSITSFALYGFPESHAASFALIAYASAYLKCHYLAAFTAALLNNQPMGFYSPATIVKDAQRHGLKMLPIDVTRSDWKCTLEHAALSTQQSVRLGLNYARGLREPAGQALVRERSLQPFASIHDLACRVPELRRAELTTLAEIGALNSVAGGQWSVVRSKLTANHQPLTTGSFHRRDALWQVERAVRWSGPLLDELPESDAHSPLQIMNQEERLVADFNGTGLTIGPHPMQYRRAEMKKLGIYRASDLAQIPNGRRLRVGGCVIARQRPGTAKGMMFMSLEDETGIANAIIAPDLLQKNRVLLISERFLMIEGILQNQDNVIHIKAEKVASLSVTQAETASHDFH